In one window of Saccharomyces paradoxus chromosome VII, complete sequence DNA:
- a CDS encoding Arr2 (Arsenate reductase required for arsenate resistance~similar to YPR200C), with amino-acid sequence MVSFITSRQLEGLIENQRKDFQVVDLRREDFARDHITNAWHVPVTAQITEKQLNQLITGLSDTFSNSQFVKVIFHCTGSRNRGPKVAAKFETYLQEQDITSKFESCILVGGFYAWETHCRRSNLKLIASG; translated from the coding sequence ATGGTAAGTTTCATAACCTCTAGGCAACTCGAGGGTCTAATTGAAAATCAGAGGAAGGATTTCCAAGTTGTTGATCTTCGGAGAGAAGATTTTGCACGTGATCATATTACAAACGCTTGGCATGTTCCAGTAACAGCACAGATTACAGAGAAGCAACTGAATCAATTAATTACAGGTCTATCGGATACTTTCTCAAATTCTCAATTCGTCAAAGTGATATTTCATTGTACTGGGTCCAGGAATAGGGGACCAAAAGTTGCTGCTAAATTCGAAACCTACTTACAAGAACAAGATATTACAAGTAAGTTTGAGAGTTGCATCCTCGTTGGAGGTTTCTACGCTTGGGAGACCCATTGTAGAAGGAGTAACCTTAAATTGATTGCTAGTGGTTGA
- a CDS encoding arsenic resistance protein (Plasma membrane metalloid/H+ antiporter~similar to YPR201W), whose amino-acid sequence MSEDQKSENSVPSKVNMVNRTDILITIKSLSWLDLMLPFTIILSIIIAVIISVYVPSSRHTFDAEGHPNLMGVSIPLTVGMIVMMIPPICKVSWESIHKYFYKSYVRKQLALSLFLNWVIGPLLMTALAWMALFDYKEYRQGIIMIGVARCIAMVLILNQIAGGDNDLCVVLVITNSLLQMVLYAPLQIFYCYVISHDHLNTSNRVLFEEVAKSVGVFLGIPLGIGITIRLASLTIVGKSNYEKYILRFISPWATIGFHYTLFVIFISRGYQFIHEIGSAILCFVPLVLYFFIAWFSTFALMRYLSISRSDTQRECSCDQELLLKRVWGRKSCEASFSITMTQCFTMASNNFELSLAIAISLYGNNSKQAIAATFGPLLEVPILLILAIVARILKPYYIWNNRN is encoded by the coding sequence ATGTCAGAAGAtcaaaaaagtgaaaattcGGTACCTTCTAAGGTTAATATGGTGAATCGCACCGATATACTGATTACCATCAAGTCATTGTCATGGCTTGACTTGATGTTGCCATTTACTATAATTCTCTCCATAATCATTGCAGTAATAATTTCCGTCTATGTGCCTTCTTCCCGTCACACTTTTGACGCTGAAGGTCATCCCAATCTGATGGGAGTGTCCATTCCTTTGACTGTTGGTATGATTGTAATGATGATTCCCCCAATCTGTAAAGTTTCCTGGGAGTCTATTCACAAGTACTTCTACAAGAGCTATGTAAGGAAGCAACTAGCCCTCTcgttatttttgaattggGTCATCGGTCCTTTGTTGATGACAGCATTGGCGTGGATGGCGCTATTCGATTATAAGGAATACCGTCAAGGCATTATTATGATCGGAGTAGCTAGATGCATTGCCATGGTGCTGATTTTGAATCAGATTGCTGGAGGAGACAATGATCTCTGCGTCGTGCTTGTTATTACGAACTCGCTTTTACAGATGGTATTATATGCACCATTGCAGATATTTTACTGTTATGTTATTTCTCATGACCACCTGAATACTTCAAATAGGGTATTATTCGAAGAGGTTGCAAAGTCCGTCGGAGTTTTTCTCGGCATACCACTGGGAATTGGCATTACCATACGCTTGGCAAGTCTTACCATAGTTGGTAAAAGTAATTATGAAAAGTACATTTTGAGATTTATTTCTCCATGGGCAACGATCGGATTTCATTACACtttatttgttatttttattagtAGAGGTTATCAATTTATCCACGAAATTGGTTCTGCAATATTGTGTTTTGTCCCATTGGTGCTTTACTTCTTTATTGCATGGTTTTCGACCTTCGCATTAATGAGGTACTTATCAATATCTAGGAGTGATACACAAAGAGAATGTAGTTGTGACCAAGAACTACTTTTAAAGAGGGTCTGGGGAAGAAAGTCTTGTGAAGCTAGCTTTTCTATTACGATGACGCAATGCTTCACTATGGcttcaaataattttgaacTATCCCTGGCAATTGCTATTTCCTTATATGGTAACAATAGCAAGCAAGCAATAGCTGCAACATTTGGGCCGTTGCTAGAAGTTCcaattttattaattttgGCAATAGTCGCGAGGATCCTCAAACCATATTATATATGGAACAATAGAAATTAA